CCACCAGGAGCAGCACCAGCAACCACAGGAGCAAGCACAGACGACTCAGCAACAACCGAATCACCACTCACCGTCTCACCAGAAGCAACAGCAGTATTACTCAAATTGCCACCACGATCCGCAGCGGTCACCACATACGTTCCCGTAAAGACCGTCTGCTCACCAGGAGCCAACGACCCACTGAAACCATCAGCAGCCGTCGGGCCACTCGTCAACGACAACTGCTGACCAGCCTCATTCGTAAACGACTTCTCATTGACCGCCACACCGTTCAACGGCATGTTGCCAACGTTGCGCACCGTAAAGGCATAATTCACGGTATCCCCAACAGCAAACGACCCACCAACCGGCACATTTGTCACCGTCTTCGCCAAACTCAACGCAGGCGCAGGATCGTCGATATTGACCGCAACGTCGCTCTCATCAGTCACGGGGACACCAACCGTCGGAGTTCCAGTCACGAGCGCGCTGTTCGCGATGCTGCCACCAGCGGCCACATCGGCCTTGGTCACGAGATACGTCGCGGTGTAGGTCACGCTGTCTCCAACGGCCAGGGTCCCGTCAAAGTCGCTCGGGTCGGACGCGGTTGGGCCGTCGGTGAGCGTCAGCTCGCTTCCGGCACCGTTTGTGAAGCTCAGCTCGTCCAACGTCACGTCGTGCAGCGTCACTGCCCCCGTGTTTGTCGCGACAAACGTATACGTCACCGTCTCACCAGGCTGGAACGCAAGACCGTTTGGCGCGGCCGAAGCGCTCTTGACCAGCTCGATGGCGGACACCGCTGTTCCGGTACTTGTCGTGACGGTGTCGTCATCGTCAACATCGGTGCCGAACGGGTCGGTACCGCTTGCCGTTGCGTTATTGGTGATCACGCCGGCGGCGTCAATATCCGCCTGGGTAAAGGTGTACGTTCCGGTGAACACCACCTGCTCGCCTGGGCTCAGCTGCCCGGTGAAGCCAGCAGGCGCGGTCGGGCCGCTGTCCAGCTGGAGGCTGTCACCAGCACCGTTTGTGAAGTCGCCCTCGGCAACGGTCACATCGCTGAGCGTGACGTTTCCTTCGTTGCGAACGGTGAAGGAGTATTCAAGCGTTTCACCAACGACAAAACCGGTTCCGTTCGCTGGCTCCGTTTCGGCCCGCTTGATGAGCGAAATCCCTGGGTTGGGGTCGCCCATGCTGACGGAAACGTCGCTCTCGTCTGTCACAGGGGCGCCAGTCGGCGGGTTGCCGGATGTGGTCGCAACGTTCGTCAGCTGACCGCCAGCATCCTCATCGGCCTGCGTCACGAGGTATGAGGCTTCGAAGGTTGCGCTCTCACCCGGCGCAAGGGTGCCGTCAAAGTCGCTCGGGTCGGTCACGGTTATTGGGGTGGTCAGCGAAAGCGGATCGCCGGCGCCGTTCACAAAACTGCTCTCATCAACGGTCACTCCTGTGAGCGGAACGACCCCGGTATTTGTGACCACAAACTGGTAGTTCACGGTCTCGCCAACCTCAAACTGCTCGCCGTCAGCAGGCGTCGAGGCGCTCTTATTCAACGTAATCGACGGCTGCTCTGGCAGCATCCTGGTGGTTACGGTGTTTGAGACAACACCGAGCGCTGCAGGGGTGGTGCGGAACGTTGCGTTGTTGGCGAAGTAACCGCCCTCAACACCGTCGAGATGAGTGAGGGTGTACCGGAACTTCTGAGTCGACACCGGCGGCATGTCTGGCAGGTGCACCCGAATTGCGGTGACATCCTCAAGATGCGTCTGCACCGCGGCAAACGACTGCCACGTTACGCCAGCGCCAAAGGTTGGGCCCTGACCAGAACCAATCGTCTGTGACGCCTGCACCGTGGCCGACGGGTCAGTCGTGTAGTCCACGGTCGCACCGGCAGGAACCGTTGGCTCACCGGCAAGGGTGAACTGCGAACCGTTGTCCGTCGCAGGAACACGACTTACCGTTCCTGCAGCGCCATCACCGATGAATGGGAAGACGTCAATGACCGTCGAACCGGTCTGCGTCACCGCCTGCGAACCGTTCGCTGTGGTGATCTCAAATGAGAAATCGTCTCCGGCCGAGATGAACGGGTTGAGCACGGTCTTGCTCACGGCGATACCGGCCACACCGTCAATACCAAGGTTTGCGGATGAGCGGTGGGGATCCGTTGGTGAGGCAGCAACGTCAGTCACATCCGGCGACTGAGAGTCGTCAGGAGAGCGGATGATCGCGGTATTCACAAAATCGCCGCGGCTCGTCGACTCCGTCTGGACCCAATACACAATAGACGGCAGGTTGCCAGTCGACAGCTCGTCAAACGTCCACACAACTTCGGTCGTTCCGTCGGGAAGCACCGTGACTGAGGTCGGAGCGAAATTTGGTGGCGTCACGGCCTGGCCGTCAACGTTGCCAGCATCTAACACAAGCGACATCCCCGCAGGGATTCGGTCGGTCACCGTGACGTCGGTCGCTGTGAACGGTCCAGGTCGACCAACGGTACGGAACGATGGTGTGATCGTGAACTGTGCTGCACCACCTGCGACAACGCGCGGCGTCGTCGCTACGGGATCGGTCACCGATTTGGTCAGCGCGAGCGGAGCCCGAACTGCCGTGAGCCGGTCACCTGCGCTCGGGGTAAAGCCGCTGGCAGTCTTCCCGGTCTCCGGCACGTAATTGGGGAAATGGTAGACGCCATTCCCAATTTCAGGTGCTGACCAACCAGCCATATTTGCAACAATCTGCCCCTCGGGAATCGCTGTTTTTGCTTCGAGGTTCACGAGCATCGTCGCGGTTTCCCCTGCGGGGATTGGCTGGTCGGCCACAAAGCGAACGGCGGTCACCTGGGTGAGGTCAAAGGAGGGGTTCGCAAGCGCATCCGCCTGGGTTGTCCAGGTTCCGGCGCCGTCGGCGCACGAGAAGGACCGCATCTGCTGCCAGCGCTGGGCATCGGTTCCTGTGAGGGTGAATCCGGTGAGGTATTCAAAATGTCCTCTGGCCGCGGCAGGGCCCGTTGCGCTTGTTGGGTTTCCGTTGGGGTTTTCCCAGCGCGCAGCAGGCGTTACCGAGTATTTGGCAAGGTTGAGGTATCTGGAGTCCCACATATCGCAGACGGTAGCCGCCGAGTATTCCCCGTCTGACGAGGTGTTTGTCAGGCTCATGAAGCTCTGAACCTGCTGGCCCTGCGTCAGGGTTCCGTTTCCGGAACGGTCAGTGACCATACCCTCTACGAGGTACGGGGTGTTCGAGCTATTGATGACGTCCGCAAACCGCTTGGAGAACTCTCCGTTTGCCTGGCGAATGAGGTCCTGCGTCTGACGGTTGTCAGCCGGATTCTCACCAACGTTTGGCACGGTCGAACCGTCAGCCTGTGGGCCGGTTGGCGCAAAATCCGTGACCAGGTTGCTGATGGACAGCGTTCCCTCGCCATTTTCGTCAACGGGGACATCGGTCAGCGGAACAAAGATGACAACTTTACCAAACGTCAGGTAGCCCTTATCGGTGATCGCTTGGCCACCACGGCTGACGGTTGGGATGTGATTGGCCGTCAGGTCGGCACCTGTCACGGTTACCGTCACCTTTTGATTGGCCTGATCCGGGGTTGCCGTCCAGACGCCACCATTATTAATGGCGTTCGGCAGGTTCAAGTTCGCAGTGCTGAACTGCGGGAGTTCCTGGTGGTTCGTCACCGCACCGGTCTCGACCCGCACAAACTGCGCGTTTGGGCTGATCTGCGAGAAGTCGTCGGTGAAGCTAATCGGACCGGTTGGCGTCAGGTATCCCTTGCGACCCTTCCCTTGCAGGTCGGGAATCGAGAAGGTCACGCCGTACTGCAAGAGCCAGCCGCGAGTTACCCCATCTGGTCCAAGTTGGTTCTTGGCCACGTAGGGCAGCAGCTTCGTCATGTTGACGTTGGGCGCACCTGAGCTCACAAGCGAGTCGGGGGTAACCGACACCGCTGGCGTTGTCACGTTATCCGTTGCAAAGCTCACGGCATCCGGCGCAAAGTCGAGCGGCGTCTGGTTTGGCAGGTTTGCAACAGAAGCGCTGAGCGCAATGGTGCGAGCCGAACCGATCGGGATGTCCCCGATGTTACACACCGCGGTGCGTCCGTCTGAGCTGATGGACGAGGCGGGAGTCCCCGTCGCCAAACAGGTTCCAGGAAGCGTGTTCCAGGTCATCCCAACAGGAAGGGTGAAGGTGAAGGTCGAGTTACTCGCAACCCCCGTAGCCCCAACTGTGGTGTTCACCGAAGCATCAAGTTCGTAGGTGACCGAGTCGAACGAGCGCACGATGTTATTCGTTGGCCCCGAGTCGTTGCCGGGTCCGTCGTCCGCGTCAAAGTTGCCAGAGCCGGTTGTGACCGAGCCGATGGCGAGGTCGTAGGCGAGCTCCGGATCCGCTGCCTGGGCGACTGATGGAATTGCCAGCCCCGCGAGCACGGCTACGCCGGCCCCGAGCGCGGCGATCCTGCGCATTCGTTTTTGCGTCGCAAAAAACACTGTGTTACTTCCCCCCGATGTGAATTTGTACTCGATCCTTCATCGCAGCAGTTGCCCACTGCGCTTACCCCCAATGGATATGTCGAGCAGGTTTCACAATACGATCGGAACTGAAAAAAACCCTGTGAGCCCTTATAATTTCACCGCAAACCACCAAACGCAAGGCTTCTGTTTATTTCCATCCACAATTTTTTCCGAGCCGCGTAATACGACCCATGCTTTGTTGTCAGTAGGAGTGGCAACTGCCATACGTGTTTAGATCAGCCCTAGGCATCTGCGAGCGTGATGGCCTCAGCCTCCACGAGCTCAGATTCGACGTCGCCGTTCACCCGGGCCAACGCGTTCCTTCCGAACAACACAACGATAAGCGCGAGTCCGACGCTCGCCGCGGCAAAGACATAAGGAATGCTCGCATTGAACATCTTGGCTAGCTCCGCAGCAACGGGAGGCGCAATCGCACCGCCGAGAAACCGAACGGCCGAGTACGAGCTCGACGCAATCGAACGCGGCAGATCAGTTGCCTCCATGACGCACTCCGTGAGCACGGTGTTGAGGATTCCGAGCACAAGACCGCCAACCACAACGCAAACGACAAGACCGGCGGCGCTGTTCACAAAGAACGCAGCGGCAAGCAGGTCAACAGCTAGCAGCGGAAGCGCCAACTGAATGACGCGGGTTCGAGGCATCCGCTTGGTGAGCAGAGGTGCAACAAAGACGCTCGTGATGGCAAGTCCAACGCCCCAGCCAAAGAACGTGAGGCCGAGCCCGATGGCGTCAAACCCAAGAGGAAATGGGGTGTAAGCCAGTAGCACGAAGAAGCCAATGTTATAGAAAAATGCCGCAGCAGCGAGGACACCGAGGGCAGGAACGCGGAGCGCCCGAATCGGGGCAAGAATATGCGTTGGCTCTCGTTTTGCCGTCTCGCGTTGCAACAGCACAACGATGGCGATAAATCCGATCGCCATGAGAGCGGCGGTGCCAAAAAACGGCCCCCTCCAGCTCATATTTCCGAGCAATCCCCCAAGCAGCGGGCCAATCGCAATGCCGAGCCCAAGGGCGGCTTCGTACAGAATAATCGCCGACGACGTGCCACCGCTTGCCGCACCAACAATGGTTGCGAGCGCTGTAGAGATGAACAGCGCGTTGCCAAGCCCCCATCCAGCGCGGAATCCAATGATCGCCTCAACGCTTTCGGAGAATCCGGCCAAGAGCGCAAACACCACGATCAGACCGAGCCCGATGAGCAGCGTACGCTTTGCTCCGATGCGACTTGAGAGCCAGCTCGTAAAAAGCATCGCGATTCCCGTCACTAAGAGATAGCTGGTGAAAAGCAACTCAGTTTCGGTTGGAGTCGCTTTGAGGCTTTCGGCGATCGCCGGCAAAATTGGGTCAACGAGGCCGATCCCCATAAAGGCGATGACGCAGGCGAAGGCTACCGCCCAGACGGCTTTTGGCTGCTTAAGGATTGAGGGTTGTTCGTGCTGGGTGTCTACGGTCGCTGTTGAATTGGCGGAAGGTTTCACTCTGCACCTCCTTTCGGTTCGAGACTGGCTACTGTCGAGTAGTCGCGTTTGGCGCACGGACCCGCCCCCACAAGGCAGAGCGGATGACCGGGTTCGGCGTGAGCGCCCGCGAGTTCACGGGTCGATGTGGTCCCTGATGATCTGCACGGCTCCACTCAACGTGGCGATCTCCGCCTGACTGAGATCAGCGAAGAGGGGCACAAGCGCGCTCGCAAGCTCACTTCGCCAGCGCAACAGGTTGTTGACCCCGGATGCGGTGATGCCAATAAGCGATGCTCTCGCGTCAGCGGGATCCGGTATCCGCTCAAGTTGCCCACTTTCCACGAGGCCAGAAACGAGCTTGGTCATGGTTGGCTGCGCAACCCTGCTGAGCGCGGCGAGGTCGCCGAGCCGCATCGGATGAGCGCCGTTGAGCGCAGAGAGGGTGCGCCACATGGCAGGGGAATCTGTATTGCCCGTTGCCTGCGCTGCCACCCGCGTGAGGCGGTGATTTGTCTGCACGAGGTCGGCAAGTACCGCTTTCAGCTCGCTCTGCTCTAATTCACTCACTCGGCAAGAATACATAGCCTGGCTATGCAATGTCAAAGAACAACGGGACGCCCGCGCCAGCGCTGCTCCCCGGTCACCACAAACACCAATCGACCTGACCCAAATGTGTCTATAAACGACTTCATACACACATTTGCGTCAGGTCGATTCTCCAAGCGGGGTGTAGTCCCCCGCGTGTGAGCGAGCGGGGCTTGAGCACGCGAGGTTGCCAGGGCGGGGAGTTGCTTGCTCGCAAAACCACCAGCGCCCGGGACTCCACGCACGAGGCCCCCAACTCGCAAACCCACCGGCGCCGAGGCTCCCAACTCGCGAAAGCCACCAGCGCCCGGGACTCCACGCACGAGGCTCCAGCTCGCGGAAGCCGCCAGCGCCAAGACTCCACGCACGAGACCCCAACTCGCGGAAATCAAGAGCGCCCGAAAACTACCAGCTCGCGGGAAGCGGCTTTCCCTCTTCATATCCCGCGGCCGATTGGATGCCTACGCGGGCACGATCGTGGAACTCCTCCAGGGTCCTGGCCCCCGCATACGTGAACGAACTGCGCACGCCGGACGTAATCATGTCGAGCAGGTCCTCAACCGAGGGCCGCTCAGGATCAATATAAATGGTGCTGCCACTGATGCCTTCGGCAAACAGTGTCTTGCGGGCCAGATCAAAGGGGTCGAGCCGACCAAAACGCCCCTCAACGGCCTTTGTTGAGGCCATGCCCCAGCTCTCCTTATAGTGCCGGCCGTCCTCATCGGTCATGATGCGGCCTGGCGCCTCAATTGTCCCGGCAAACCAGGAACCGATCATGACGCTCGCGGCTCCGGCTGCAAGTGCAAGCGCAACATCCCGGGGGTAGCGAACCCCGCCATCCGCCCACACGTGGGCGCCAAGCTCACGAGCACGCTCGGCAGTTTCAAGCACCGCCGAGAATTGCGGACGACCGACCGCCGTCATCATTCGAGTCGTGCACATGGCACCGGGACCAACGCCAACCTTGAGGATGTCTGCCCCGGCCTGCACCAAATCGGTCACGCCATCCTTGGTCACCACGTTGCCGGCAACAATCGGTATCCCAAGGTCAAGTGCCTTGACCCGCTCAAGTGCGCCGATCATGCTCTCTTGGTGACCGTGGGCAGTATCAACAACAAGTACGTCAACCCCGGCATCACCAAGCGCCCGCGCTTTTGCTTCAATGTCGCCGTTAATACCGAGCGCCGCGGCAACCGCAAGCGAACCGTTTGAGTCAAGGTTTGGGTGGTAGATGGTCGAGCGGAGGGCTGACTTTCGCGAGACTGTTCCAATGACCTTGCCGTGATCAAGCACGGGCGCAAAATGCACTCCAGCCGCCACAAGCGCGTCAAACGCGGCACGCCCGTCGGTGAAGTCGTCAGCGGCGAGCGCAACCCACTGCTTCCGCAGGATGTCACCCAGCCGGGTGGCAGGCTCAGCCTCCGCGAGCGCGAGAGCCGGCACAACGCCCTGATACTCGCCGTTAAACACCACAACACCGTGCTCGATACTCGGCGGCAGCAGCTCCCTAGCCTCGGCAACGGTTGCCGTCGGCGGCAGGATGATGGCCGTATCAAACAGCGTCGGCTGCGCCTTGACCCAACGGATAGCGTCTGCCAGCTCCTGCAACGGCATGTCCTGCGGAATGACACCAAGCCCTCCCCTGCGAGCAAGGGTCGCCGCAAGGCGCGGACCGGTCACAGAGTTCATGTTCGCAGCAACAATAGGAATGGTGGCTGCGGTTCCGTCAGTCGCGTTCAACGAGACGGCGAGCCTGCTCGTGACGTCGGAATGACGGGGAACCAAAAAGACATCGGAGTACGTTAGGTCGTGTGCGGGGCCCTCACCAATAAAGTCCATAACGATAAGGCTACCCCGCCCCGTTATGGAGCGTCCGTACAGAATTTTCGCACTAGGCTAGAAGCACTGTAAATGCGCAAAGACGCACTAAACATTTCAGCTATATCTGTGTGAACACAAGAGAGTGGGCGATCGGCTTGAACAGCCAAACAACGGGGAGCGGAACCTCGGATGGATCATCAAACGATTTTGGAGCCAATGAATGGCTCGTCGAGGAACTGCATAAACAATATGTAGTTGATAAAAACCTCGTAGATTCATCGTGGTGGCCCATCCTTGAAAAGTACTCTCCCACTACCCCCCAAACGCCAAGCAACCCGGAACCAGCTGCCGCACCGGCAGCATCCGCAGCCCCGGCTCCCGCAGCAGCGGCCCAGGCAGCGCCAGCAGCATCCAGCGCAACGCCCCCAACAACTCCAATTGCCAAAACAACGGCAACAGCACCAAAGCCTCAGCCGATTCCGGCCGATGCCCCGGTCACCGGCTCTCTCACCACCGCCTCTGAAGAGCCAAAAGACGCAGAGCCAAAAGACCAAATCACCCCGCTCCGTGGAATGGCCAAAACGCTCTCGGTCAACATGGATGCCAGCCTCACCATCCCGACCGCGACAAGCGTTCGAACCATCCCGGCAAAGTTGCTGATCGACAACCGAATTGTCATCAACAACCACATGAAGCGCAGCCGTGGCGGAAAGGTCTCGTTCACCCACCTCATCGGTTGGGCGCTCATCCAGACCCTCAGCGAGTTCCGCAGCCAGAACGTCTACTACGACGAAATCGACGGCAAGCCGTCGGTTGTGGCTCCTGCCCACGTCAACCTCGGCATCGCAATCGACCTGCCAAAACCAGACGGAACGCGCGCGCTCATGGTGCCAAGCATCAAGCGCGCAGACACCCTCACGTTTGCCGAGTACCTCGCGGCTTACGAAGACCTCGTCAAGCGTGCGCGCAACAATAAGCTCACGGCCGCCGACTTCGCTGGCACGACCGTGTCGCTCACCAACCCGGGTGGCATCGGAACCGTTCACTCGGTTCCTCGCCTCATGAAGGGGCAGGGCTGCATTATCGGCGCCGGCGCCCTCGACTACCCAGCCGAGTTCCAAGGATCATCGCAGCAGACGCTCGACAACCTTGCCATCGGCAAGACGATCACGCTGACAAGCACCTACGACCACCGTGTCATCCAGGGTGCAGGCTCAGGCGAGTTCCTCAAGATTGTGCACGAGCGTCTCATTGGTCGCCACAGCTTCTACGAGCAGATTTTCGCTGCGGTGCGCATCCCGTACCAGCCCATCCAGTGGGCACCAGACATCAGCGTTGACCTGTCCGACGCGGTCAGCAAGACCGCCCGCGTGCAGGAGCTCATCAACTCCTACCGCGTGCGTGGCCACCTCATGGCAGACATTGACCCGCTCGAATACGTTCAGCGCTCGCACCCTGACCTCGAAATCGAGTCGCACGGGCTCACCTTCTGGGATCTCGACCGCGAATTTGTCACCGGCGGCATTGGCAACAAGCGCACCGCAAAGCTTCGCGACATCCTCGGCGTGCTGCGCGACTCGTACTGCCGCAAAACCGGCGTTGAGTACATGCACATCCAAGACCCGGTCCAGCGCCGCTGGTTCCAGGAAAAAATCGAGGTGCCCTACGTCAAGCCAACGCACGACGAGCAGATCCGCATCCTCGAGAAGCTCAACGAGGCCGAGGCCTTCGAAACCTTCCTGCAGACCAAGTTTGTTGGGCAGAAACGCTTCAGCCTTGAGGGCGGCGAGTCAACCATCGCGTTGCTCGACGAGATCCTGCAGGGTGCCGCTGACGACGACCTCGACGGCGTCGCAATCGGCATGGCCCACCGCGGCCGCCTGAGCGTGCTTGCCAACATCGCTGGCAAGACCTACGGCCAGATCTTCCGCGAGTTCGAAGGAACCCAGTCGGTTGGCAAGGCCGGCGGCTCCGGAGACGTCAAGTACCACCTCGGCACCGAGGGCACGTTTAAGGGAATCAACGGCAAGCAGATCCCGGTCTACCTCGCCGCCAACCCGTCACACCTCGAAGCCGCCAACGGCGTGCTCGAGGGCATCGTCCGCGCCCGCCAAGACCGCAAGCCAATCGGCAGCTTCTCGCACCTCCCCATCCTCATTCACGGCGATGCCGCGATGGCGGGGCAGGGCGTTGTTTACGAGACACTGCAGATGTCGCAGCTGCGCGGATACCGCACCGGCGGAACCATCCACGTTGTAGTCAACAACCAGGTTGGCTTCACCACGCTGCCGCGCGACTCGCGCACCTCGGTGTACTCAACCGACATTGGCAAGGCCATCCAGGCCCCCATCTTCCACGTCAACGGAGATGACCCAGAGTCGGTCGTGCACGTGGCGCGCCTCGCCTACGAATACCGCCAAGAGTTCAAGCGCGACGTCATCATCGACCTCGTCTGCTACCGCCGACGCGGCCACAACGAGGGAGACGACCCCTCGATGACTCAGCCACTCATGTACAACCTCATCGAAGCCAAGCGCTCGGTGCGACGCCTGTACACCGAGTCGCTTGTCGGACGTGGAGACATCACCGAAGAAGAGTACGAGCTGTCGAAGAAAAACTTCCAAGACCAGCTTGAGCGCGCCTTCGCCGACACCCACGCAGCGCAGACGGCAGCTATCCCGGTTACGCTGCCGGTTGGCAACGAGGAAGACCCAGCGCACGCCTCGGCTCAGCAGATCGGGACGGCCGTCCCAGCCTCCGTCATCCACACGGTTGGCGATGCCTACGGCAACAAGCCAGCCGGCTTCACGGTGCACGCCAAGCTGCAACAGCTCATCAACAAGCGCGTCGACATGAGCCGCAACGGCAACATCGACTGGGGCTTCGGCGAGATTCTCGCACTTGGCTCGCTGCTCGTTGACGGCACCCCCGTTCGCTTTGCAGGACAGGATGCCCGCCGCGGCACGTTTGTGCAGCGCCACGCCGTATTCCACGACCGTGAAAACGGTCAAGA
The DNA window shown above is from Lysinibacter cavernae and carries:
- a CDS encoding DUF7507 domain-containing protein; the encoded protein is MRRIAALGAGVAVLAGLAIPSVAQAADPELAYDLAIGSVTTGSGNFDADDGPGNDSGPTNNIVRSFDSVTYELDASVNTTVGATGVASNSTFTFTLPVGMTWNTLPGTCLATGTPASSISSDGRTAVCNIGDIPIGSARTIALSASVANLPNQTPLDFAPDAVSFATDNVTTPAVSVTPDSLVSSGAPNVNMTKLLPYVAKNQLGPDGVTRGWLLQYGVTFSIPDLQGKGRKGYLTPTGPISFTDDFSQISPNAQFVRVETGAVTNHQELPQFSTANLNLPNAINNGGVWTATPDQANQKVTVTVTGADLTANHIPTVSRGGQAITDKGYLTFGKVVIFVPLTDVPVDENGEGTLSISNLVTDFAPTGPQADGSTVPNVGENPADNRQTQDLIRQANGEFSKRFADVINSSNTPYLVEGMVTDRSGNGTLTQGQQVQSFMSLTNTSSDGEYSAATVCDMWDSRYLNLAKYSVTPAARWENPNGNPTSATGPAAARGHFEYLTGFTLTGTDAQRWQQMRSFSCADGAGTWTTQADALANPSFDLTQVTAVRFVADQPIPAGETATMLVNLEAKTAIPEGQIVANMAGWSAPEIGNGVYHFPNYVPETGKTASGFTPSAGDRLTAVRAPLALTKSVTDPVATTPRVVAGGAAQFTITPSFRTVGRPGPFTATDVTVTDRIPAGMSLVLDAGNVDGQAVTPPNFAPTSVTVLPDGTTEVVWTFDELSTGNLPSIVYWVQTESTSRGDFVNTAIIRSPDDSQSPDVTDVAASPTDPHRSSANLGIDGVAGIAVSKTVLNPFISAGDDFSFEITTANGSQAVTQTGSTVIDVFPFIGDGAAGTVSRVPATDNGSQFTLAGEPTVPAGATVDYTTDPSATVQASQTIGSGQGPTFGAGVTWQSFAAVQTHLEDVTAIRVHLPDMPPVSTQKFRYTLTHLDGVEGGYFANNATFRTTPAALGVVSNTVTTRMLPEQPSITLNKSASTPADGEQFEVGETVNYQFVVTNTGVVPLTGVTVDESSFVNGAGDPLSLTTPITVTDPSDFDGTLAPGESATFEASYLVTQADEDAGGQLTNVATTSGNPPTGAPVTDESDVSVSMGDPNPGISLIKRAETEPANGTGFVVGETLEYSFTVRNEGNVTLSDVTVAEGDFTNGAGDSLQLDSGPTAPAGFTGQLSPGEQVVFTGTYTFTQADIDAAGVITNNATASGTDPFGTDVDDDDTVTTSTGTAVSAIELVKSASAAPNGLAFQPGETVTYTFVATNTGAVTLHDVTLDELSFTNGAGSELTLTDGPTASDPSDFDGTLAVGDSVTYTATYLVTKADVAAGGSIANSALVTGTPTVGVPVTDESDVAVNIDDPAPALSLAKTVTNVPVGGSFAVGDTVNYAFTVRNVGNMPLNGVAVNEKSFTNEAGQQLSLTSGPTAADGFSGSLAPGEQTVFTGTYVVTAADRGGNLSNTAVASGETVSGDSVVAESSVLAPVVAGAAPGGLTLTGVSLGGMVAAVLLLMVAGGLLLLRRRRVAASS
- a CDS encoding MFS transporter, translating into MKPSANSTATVDTQHEQPSILKQPKAVWAVAFACVIAFMGIGLVDPILPAIAESLKATPTETELLFTSYLLVTGIAMLFTSWLSSRIGAKRTLLIGLGLIVVFALLAGFSESVEAIIGFRAGWGLGNALFISTALATIVGAASGGTSSAIILYEAALGLGIAIGPLLGGLLGNMSWRGPFFGTAALMAIGFIAIVVLLQRETAKREPTHILAPIRALRVPALGVLAAAAFFYNIGFFVLLAYTPFPLGFDAIGLGLTFFGWGVGLAITSVFVAPLLTKRMPRTRVIQLALPLLAVDLLAAAFFVNSAAGLVVCVVVGGLVLGILNTVLTECVMEATDLPRSIASSSYSAVRFLGGAIAPPVAAELAKMFNASIPYVFAAASVGLALIVVLFGRNALARVNGDVESELVEAEAITLADA
- a CDS encoding MarR family winged helix-turn-helix transcriptional regulator; amino-acid sequence: MSELEQSELKAVLADLVQTNHRLTRVAAQATGNTDSPAMWRTLSALNGAHPMRLGDLAALSRVAQPTMTKLVSGLVESGQLERIPDPADARASLIGITASGVNNLLRWRSELASALVPLFADLSQAEIATLSGAVQIIRDHIDP
- a CDS encoding GuaB1 family IMP dehydrogenase-related protein; this encodes MDFIGEGPAHDLTYSDVFLVPRHSDVTSRLAVSLNATDGTAATIPIVAANMNSVTGPRLAATLARRGGLGVIPQDMPLQELADAIRWVKAQPTLFDTAIILPPTATVAEARELLPPSIEHGVVVFNGEYQGVVPALALAEAEPATRLGDILRKQWVALAADDFTDGRAAFDALVAAGVHFAPVLDHGKVIGTVSRKSALRSTIYHPNLDSNGSLAVAAALGINGDIEAKARALGDAGVDVLVVDTAHGHQESMIGALERVKALDLGIPIVAGNVVTKDGVTDLVQAGADILKVGVGPGAMCTTRMMTAVGRPQFSAVLETAERARELGAHVWADGGVRYPRDVALALAAGAASVMIGSWFAGTIEAPGRIMTDEDGRHYKESWGMASTKAVEGRFGRLDPFDLARKTLFAEGISGSTIYIDPERPSVEDLLDMITSGVRSSFTYAGARTLEEFHDRARVGIQSAAGYEEGKPLPASW
- a CDS encoding multifunctional oxoglutarate decarboxylase/oxoglutarate dehydrogenase thiamine pyrophosphate-binding subunit/dihydrolipoyllysine-residue succinyltransferase subunit — encoded protein: MNSQTTGSGTSDGSSNDFGANEWLVEELHKQYVVDKNLVDSSWWPILEKYSPTTPQTPSNPEPAAAPAASAAPAPAAAAQAAPAASSATPPTTPIAKTTATAPKPQPIPADAPVTGSLTTASEEPKDAEPKDQITPLRGMAKTLSVNMDASLTIPTATSVRTIPAKLLIDNRIVINNHMKRSRGGKVSFTHLIGWALIQTLSEFRSQNVYYDEIDGKPSVVAPAHVNLGIAIDLPKPDGTRALMVPSIKRADTLTFAEYLAAYEDLVKRARNNKLTAADFAGTTVSLTNPGGIGTVHSVPRLMKGQGCIIGAGALDYPAEFQGSSQQTLDNLAIGKTITLTSTYDHRVIQGAGSGEFLKIVHERLIGRHSFYEQIFAAVRIPYQPIQWAPDISVDLSDAVSKTARVQELINSYRVRGHLMADIDPLEYVQRSHPDLEIESHGLTFWDLDREFVTGGIGNKRTAKLRDILGVLRDSYCRKTGVEYMHIQDPVQRRWFQEKIEVPYVKPTHDEQIRILEKLNEAEAFETFLQTKFVGQKRFSLEGGESTIALLDEILQGAADDDLDGVAIGMAHRGRLSVLANIAGKTYGQIFREFEGTQSVGKAGGSGDVKYHLGTEGTFKGINGKQIPVYLAANPSHLEAANGVLEGIVRARQDRKPIGSFSHLPILIHGDAAMAGQGVVYETLQMSQLRGYRTGGTIHVVVNNQVGFTTLPRDSRTSVYSTDIGKAIQAPIFHVNGDDPESVVHVARLAYEYRQEFKRDVIIDLVCYRRRGHNEGDDPSMTQPLMYNLIEAKRSVRRLYTESLVGRGDITEEEYELSKKNFQDQLERAFADTHAAQTAAIPVTLPVGNEEDPAHASAQQIGTAVPASVIHTVGDAYGNKPAGFTVHAKLQQLINKRVDMSRNGNIDWGFGEILALGSLLVDGTPVRFAGQDARRGTFVQRHAVFHDRENGQEWLPLMNLTEDQARFWIYDSLLSEYAAMAYEYGYSVENEDALVLWEAQFGDFANGAQTVIDEFISSAEQKWGQHSSVVLLLPHGYEGQGPDHSSARIERYLQLCAEDNMIVARPSTPASYFHLLRRQAQARPRKPLIVFTPKAMLRLRGATSSVEDFTTGGFEPVIDDARVTDKAAIKRVVMVSGKTYYDLLHELEKNPNDKVALVRIEQYYPAPVVELTEVLDSYPNAELVWVQDEPENQGAWPFISMEVSKQENPGRAFSVVSRPASASPSTGSAKRHAIEQAELIARALDV